The Oceanimonas doudoroffii sequence AGTGCCGAAATAAAACCCGATATTAGGGTCCAGACGTTCCTGGAAGTCGGGAGAGGCCATGGCTTCCTCAATGGATAACATGTGTTTGGTATCACGGCTGAATGCCTGGGGAGACATCAGCATAAAAAATAGCGACAGGGCAGTAACGAGCACTTTCATTGAATTCTTCCTTAATGGCTGCAAATTTCCTCATAAGTTAGCGATTATAGGTAGCTTGTGTTTATTGAGTAAACCGTTTTTGCTTTGCATTATGGGAGGGAGGGGGTAAAATCGCCCTTTAATAACAGGGTTAAAAGAAGTTTTGTCTGATTTTCATGGTTTCGTCATGAATGTGTAAAATACGACTGTATTTTGTCATCATCAGGCAATGGAAACTGTCCTTGGGGTCGCTTTTTGTTGATAACCCAGTGCCAGATTTTAACCAGAAATAATGTCGCCAGGGTGGGAGTGGCTGGCCTGTGTTGGACTACAGGCAGGAGTAAGGATGTCATTAGGTTTCAAGTTGCAGTCATGGAATGCCCTGGCACCCGGCCTGGAAGGGCCTTGTGCATGGCGTCGCTGGCTGGAGCAGCCTGTTCCTCTTGAGCCGGGATTGCACAAGATCTCCCTGAAACAGATCCCGCCCCTGTTACGGCGGCGTTTTACCGAGCCTGGCCGTTGCGCCGCCGGAGCGGCCCTGCCGCTGCTTGAACAGAACGATGCCATGCCGGGGGTGTTTGCTTCCCGCCATGGCGACACCCCGCTGACCCTGTCGTTGCTGGAAGGCATTGCCGCTGAACAACCCATGTCACCCACCGGCTTCAGCCTGGCGGTTCACAATGCCGTCAGCGGTCTGCTGTCCATTGCGCGCCAGGACGTCAGTGAAGTCACCGCCATTGCCGCCACCGACAACCTGATCCCCCTGGCGTTGCTGGAG is a genomic window containing:
- a CDS encoding beta-ketoacyl synthase chain length factor, producing the protein MSLGFKLQSWNALAPGLEGPCAWRRWLEQPVPLEPGLHKISLKQIPPLLRRRFTEPGRCAAGAALPLLEQNDAMPGVFASRHGDTPLTLSLLEGIAAEQPMSPTGFSLAVHNAVSGLLSIARQDVSEVTAIAATDNLIPLALLESATQLQQRERVLCLIYDVPLPELYRPYSQCESFPFALAMLLSRTEGTGMTLEQSEPEQSVPASADASQNQSELLQMMRLLCGLDDSARFGSASGAGWRLRGGSAARG